In Lineus longissimus chromosome 7, tnLinLong1.2, whole genome shotgun sequence, a genomic segment contains:
- the LOC135491497 gene encoding fez family zinc finger protein erm-like produces MSHSEGSSPSASPRAVASPGRESPVMAGKIHRKRSDAENGPSVKKLAFSIDRIMEPSPKRKANSNTNSSTNSPRDQVSLSSVVDDFKRKLQDPSMSFPPALGLPSHNLTQAFQLGLYGDMQPRPGMYPSQGDVQEAVKYFPYMHPAFLLGGITDYNQTMLRHYSNLQLNGLTYAKDAMEKANMDASLKLSAMQSYSRKPVFPSDISRPRSGELSPRKSPNHSPTGSTKHDDETLDLSLKATKSVDNSYLSGGESSGRNSDALSVSESTSSCNMNPSTPPAKRTATKSQKTFTCPECGKIFNAHYNLTRHMPVHTGARPFICKICGKGFRQASTLCRHKIIHTQEKPHKCGTCGKAFNRSSTLNTHMRIHAGYKPFTCEYCGKGFHQKGNYKNHKLTHSTEKQYKCNICNKAFHQVYNLTFHMHTHNEKKPFTCPICGKGFCRNFDLKKHMRKLHDGASPSALSMSMSNLSKSLGHHHDPMSMGHAMSSLACSSSSAFSSAASLGASYLPRPLFGAPGLSCQPNPFLLPGSAAMLHKIPTL; encoded by the coding sequence ATGAGCCATTCAGAAGGGTCGTCACCCTCAGCATCACCGCGAGCTGTGGCCTCCCCGGGCCGCGAATCACCAGTTATGGCAGGGAAAATACATAGGAAAAGATCCGATGCTGAAAACGGACCCAGCGTCAAGAAGTTAGCATTCTCTATCGACAGGATAATGGAACCAAGTCCGAAACGTAAAGCAAATTCGAATACAAATTCGAGTACAAATTCGCCTCGAGATCAGGTGTCGCTAAGTTCCGTTGTGGATGACTTTAAACGTAAGCTCCAGGATCCTTCCATGAGCTTTCCGCCTGCCCTTGGACTCCCGTCACATAATCTCACACAGGCCTTCCAATTGGGCCTGTACGGGGACATGCAGCCACGCCCTGGGATGTATCCCTCACAAGGGGACGTACAGGAAGCTGTGAAATATTTCCCTTACATGCATCCGGCGTTCCTTCTTGGTGGAATAACAGACTACAATCAGACCATGTTGAGACATTATTCGAATTTGCAGTTAAACGGACTAACGTACGCAAAAGACGCCATGGAGAAAGCCAACATGGACGCTTCTCTCAAACTTAGTGCAATGCAGTCATATTCTAGGAAGCCTGTGTTCCCCTCCGATATAAGTCGACCCCGCTCTGGCGAACTCTCTCCGAGAAAATCACCCAATCATTCACCGACGGGCAGTACGAAACACGACGATGAGACATTGGACTTGTCATTAAAAGCGACGAAATCTGTGGACAATTCTTACTTAAGTGGTGGCGAAAGTAGCGGTAGGAACAGTGATGCTTTAAGTGTTTCGGAATCCACGTCTAGCTGTAATATGAACCCTTCTACCCCACCTGCTAAGCGAACTGCTACTAAGTCACAGAAAACTTTCACGTGTCCTGAATGCGGGAAAATCTTTAACGCACATTACAATCTTACGAGGCACATGCCGGTGCACACAGGGGCTAGGCCCTTCATCTGTAAAATCTGTGGGAAAGGGTTCCGACAGGCAAGTACCCTGTGTAGACATAAAATTATTCACACCCAGGAAAAACCGCATAAGTGTGGGACCTGCGGCAAGGCGTTTAACAGGAGTTCAACCTTGAACACGCATATGAGAATTCACGCAGGGTATAAACCTTTTACTTGCGAATACTGCGGAAAAGGCTTTCATCAAAAAGGTAACTACAAAAATCACAAGTTGACTCATAGTACAGAGAAACAGTATAAATGTAACATTTGTAATAAGGCATTTCACCAGGTTTACAACCTCACCTTTCACATGCATACCCACAATGAGAAGAAACCGTTCACGTGCCCCATTTGTGGGAAGGGTTTCTGTAGGAATTTTGACCTCAAGAAGCACATGCGCAAATTACACGATGGTGCTTCACCTTCCGCTCTGAGTATGAGCATGAGTAACTTGTCTAAGAGCCTTGGTCACCATCATGATCCAATGAGCATGGGCCATGCTATGTCCTCTCTAGCCTGTAGTAGCTCATCGGCATTTTCCTCAGCAGCTTCTCTGGGGGCCAGCTACCTTCCGCGTCCTCTCTTTGGTGCCCCTGGTCTATCTTGCCAACCAAATCCATTCCTTTTGCCAGGTAGTGCAGCCATGTTACATAAAATCCCAACACTTTAG